In Deltaproteobacteria bacterium, the following are encoded in one genomic region:
- a CDS encoding branched-chain amino acid ABC transporter permease — MKRLRFRPCGNFREYYEQEITIFETDFGRVWVWIGLALLFLVVPFISGPYVLYVITGIGIAAIAAIGLNILIGYTGQISLGHGAFFGVGAYTAAILATKVGSPFWFSVLAAGVVTAMVGMVFGIPSIRLKHLYLCIATLAGQFILEYVFVQWESLTGGAEGIILPEATLFGLNISSDRSFFWVVFVCFALMCWMAVNLVRSRYGRAFIAIRDNDLAAEGMGIPKFRYKLLSFGISSFYAGFAGGLWAYYTMSITPEPFTLFLSIEYIAMIIIGGLGSISGSVFGAIFIMILGEILSWVTEYAMNVGGLAGMAITVAPLREFVFGLAIVLFLIFEPRGLAEVWRIVRSSFRLWPFAY; from the coding sequence ATGAAGAGACTGCGATTTCGGCCATGCGGAAATTTTAGGGAATACTACGAACAAGAGATTACCATTTTCGAGACAGACTTTGGTAGGGTGTGGGTATGGATCGGCCTTGCCCTCCTTTTTTTGGTTGTGCCCTTCATCTCTGGTCCTTATGTGCTTTATGTCATCACTGGTATTGGGATCGCCGCCATTGCCGCCATAGGGCTCAATATCCTCATTGGATATACGGGCCAGATCTCCTTGGGTCACGGGGCCTTTTTCGGAGTAGGGGCATACACCGCTGCCATTCTGGCCACCAAGGTGGGTTCTCCTTTCTGGTTTTCCGTCCTTGCTGCCGGGGTCGTCACCGCCATGGTGGGCATGGTCTTCGGGATACCTTCCATCCGTCTAAAACACCTTTACCTCTGCATCGCCACGCTGGCCGGCCAGTTTATACTCGAATACGTCTTCGTACAGTGGGAGAGCCTTACCGGAGGGGCAGAAGGTATCATCCTTCCTGAAGCCACCCTCTTTGGACTGAATATCAGCAGCGATCGATCCTTTTTCTGGGTGGTATTTGTGTGCTTCGCCCTTATGTGCTGGATGGCCGTAAACCTTGTACGCAGCAGGTACGGCCGTGCCTTTATTGCCATTCGTGACAACGACCTCGCTGCTGAGGGAATGGGTATTCCCAAATTTCGTTATAAACTCCTCTCTTTTGGTATAAGTTCTTTTTACGCTGGATTCGCCGGGGGGCTATGGGCTTACTATACAATGAGTATTACCCCGGAGCCATTTACCCTGTTTCTTTCCATAGAATATATTGCCATGATCATAATCGGGGGCCTGGGGAGTATATCCGGTTCGGTGTTTGGGGCCATTTTCATCATGATATTGGGTGAAATATTGAGCTGGGTCACGGAGTATGCCATGAATGTGGGGGGCCTCGCAGGGATGGCCATCACTGTAGCCCCCCTGCGGGAATTCGTCTTTGGATTGGCCATTGTCTTATTTCTCATCTTCGAGCCACGGGGGCTGGCAGAGGTGTGGCGCATCGTCCGTTCCAGCTTTAGGCTGTGGCCGTTTGCCTATTGA
- a CDS encoding ABC transporter ATP-binding protein: MKDDILLQLNNISVVYSDVIQILKGVSLAIRKNQIVSLLGSNGAGKTTTLRAISGLLKPENGEVTEGSIEYEGRSIQNAAPETITRLGIIQVLEGRPPFEHLTVEENLRVGTAARSAARSSRSFKQDLDLVYGYFPALLARRKTLAGYCSGGELQMLAIGRALMANPRLLLLDEPSLGLAPMLVKEIFEIVGRINKEQETTIILVEQNANMALQLAHYGYVMENGKIVMEDEASELRENPDVKEFYLGVAATGTLKTYKEVKSYKRRKRWL, translated from the coding sequence ATGAAGGATGATATTCTCTTGCAACTGAACAATATCAGCGTCGTATACTCGGATGTCATTCAGATTCTAAAAGGGGTATCGCTTGCCATCAGGAAGAATCAGATCGTTTCCCTGCTGGGTAGCAATGGCGCAGGGAAGACAACGACCCTGCGTGCCATTTCAGGGCTGCTGAAGCCGGAGAATGGAGAGGTTACTGAGGGCTCAATAGAGTATGAAGGCCGGTCTATTCAGAATGCAGCCCCTGAGACGATTACCCGTCTGGGGATTATTCAGGTATTGGAAGGGCGCCCACCATTTGAACACCTCACCGTGGAGGAAAATCTCAGGGTGGGTACGGCGGCCCGCTCTGCGGCCCGCTCTAGTCGTTCCTTCAAGCAAGATCTGGACTTGGTTTACGGTTACTTCCCAGCTCTGTTGGCCCGAAGGAAGACGTTGGCTGGATACTGTAGCGGTGGTGAATTGCAGATGCTCGCTATTGGAAGGGCTTTGATGGCAAATCCCAGGCTGTTGCTATTGGATGAACCCTCCTTAGGCCTGGCCCCCATGCTGGTTAAAGAGATCTTTGAGATCGTGGGACGAATCAATAAGGAGCAGGAAACAACCATTATTCTGGTGGAACAAAATGCAAACATGGCCCTGCAATTGGCTCACTATGGTTATGTCATGGAAAATGGCAAGATCGTGATGGAAGACGAAGCAAGCGAGCTAAGGGAGAATCCGGACGTCAAAGAATTCTATCTGGGGGTTGCGGCTACTGGCACGTTGAAGACCTATAAGGAAGTCAAGTCCTATAAACGGCGTAAGCGCTGGCTTTAA